Proteins encoded by one window of Sorex araneus isolate mSorAra2 chromosome 3, mSorAra2.pri, whole genome shotgun sequence:
- the TEFM gene encoding transcription elongation factor, mitochondrial isoform X2, with amino-acid sequence MSVTSLLLAGGRAPGLLVKWRCFPVPLESSLFQALPNSCCRRKSTSPEVTPNADACDEKTKASEKALDQLFSSEQQTSILHVLNTASNKELEAFRLLRGRKSTNIVAHREKFGPFQNLESIMNVPLFQYKTTVQVCNSILCPGTRGKKKQSQENRLLKKLIKPDIELERLKAINSIVSIVYGTRKIAWAHLDRKLSVLDWQQNECCRLVKGTYPTSNYFEKISSIITKMPRADFYILEKIGISIQNSTLFPILLHFHIIEAMLYALLNQTFAQDGQQQVLSMNRNAVGKHFELMVGDTRTSGKEVVKKFLSESVLSSEPRVHFPSDKIVRYRQLFASTEHNRVEELYDSLLQAVAFFELVVFDAEP; translated from the exons ATGAGCGTCACTAGTCTCCTTTTGGCGGGAGGTAGGGCTCCCGGGCTGCTGG tGAAGTGGAGATGTTTCCCTGTTCCGCTAGAGTCATCCTTGTTCCAGGCTCTTCCTAATTCCTGCTGCCGGAGAAAATCCACTTCTCCAGAAGTGACACCAAATGCTGATGCTTGTGATGAAAAGACAAAAGCATCTGAAAAAGCACTTGACCAGCTCTTCTCTTCAGAACAGCAAACTTCCATCTTGCATGTACTGAATACAGCATCTAATAAAGAACTTGAAGCTTTCAGACTGCTTCGTGGAAGAAAGTCTACCAATATTGTAGCACACAGAGAAAAGTTTGGGCCATTTCAGAATTTGGAGAGTATAATGAATGTGCCCTTGTTCCAGTATAAAACTACCGTTCAAGTGTGTAACTCGATTCTTTGTCCAGGGACTAGAGGGAAGAAAAAACAGTCACAGGAAAACCGACTTTTGAAGAAGCTCATCAAGCCTGATATAGAACTAGAAAGACTTAAG GCAATCAATAGTATCGTATCCATTGTTTATGGTACTCGAAAAATTGCCTGGGCTCACCTTGACCGTAAATTATCAGTTTTGGACTGGCAGCAAAATGAATGTTGCCGATTGGTTAAAGGAACATACCCGACATCGAACTACTTTGAAAAG aTTTCTTCCATCATTACAAAGATGCCTAGAGCGGACTTTTATATTCTGGAAAAAATTGGAATTTCCATTCAGAACTCAACTCTGTTCCCTATCCTACTACACTTCCACATCATAGAAGCCATGCTGTATGCCTTACTGAATCAGACTTTCGCCCAGGACGGCCAGCAGCAGGTGCTGAGCATGAACCGAAATGCAGTGGGGAAGCACTTTGAACTGATGGTAGGTGACACCCGAACCAGCGGGAAGGAAGTAGTGAAAAAGTTCCTCTCGGAGTCAGTGCTGAGCTCGGAGCCCCGGGTGCACTTCCCATCAGACAAGATCGTGCGCTACAGACAGCTGTTTGCATCTACCGAGCACAATCGAGTGGAAGAGCTGTATGATTCGCTCTTACAAGCAGTTGCCTTTTTTGAATTGGTAGTTTTTGACGCCGAACCTTAA
- the TEFM gene encoding transcription elongation factor, mitochondrial isoform X4: MSVTSLLLAGGRAPGLLESSLFQALPNSCCRRKSTSPEVTPNADACDEKTKASEKALDQLFSSEQQTSILHVLNTASNKELEAFRLLRGRKSTNIVAHREKFGPFQNLESIMNVPLFQYKTTVQVCNSILCPGTRGKKKQSQENRLLKKLIKPDIELERLKAINSIVSIVYGTRKIAWAHLDRKLSVLDWQQNECCRLVKGTYPTSNYFEKISSIITKMPRADFYILEKIGISIQNSTLFPILLHFHIIEAMLYALLNQTFAQDGQQQVLSMNRNAVGKHFELMVGDTRTSGKEVVKKFLSESVLSSEPRVHFPSDKIVRYRQLFASTEHNRVEELYDSLLQAVAFFELVVFDAEP; this comes from the exons ATGAGCGTCACTAGTCTCCTTTTGGCGGGAGGTAGGGCTCCCGGGCTGCTGG AGTCATCCTTGTTCCAGGCTCTTCCTAATTCCTGCTGCCGGAGAAAATCCACTTCTCCAGAAGTGACACCAAATGCTGATGCTTGTGATGAAAAGACAAAAGCATCTGAAAAAGCACTTGACCAGCTCTTCTCTTCAGAACAGCAAACTTCCATCTTGCATGTACTGAATACAGCATCTAATAAAGAACTTGAAGCTTTCAGACTGCTTCGTGGAAGAAAGTCTACCAATATTGTAGCACACAGAGAAAAGTTTGGGCCATTTCAGAATTTGGAGAGTATAATGAATGTGCCCTTGTTCCAGTATAAAACTACCGTTCAAGTGTGTAACTCGATTCTTTGTCCAGGGACTAGAGGGAAGAAAAAACAGTCACAGGAAAACCGACTTTTGAAGAAGCTCATCAAGCCTGATATAGAACTAGAAAGACTTAAG GCAATCAATAGTATCGTATCCATTGTTTATGGTACTCGAAAAATTGCCTGGGCTCACCTTGACCGTAAATTATCAGTTTTGGACTGGCAGCAAAATGAATGTTGCCGATTGGTTAAAGGAACATACCCGACATCGAACTACTTTGAAAAG aTTTCTTCCATCATTACAAAGATGCCTAGAGCGGACTTTTATATTCTGGAAAAAATTGGAATTTCCATTCAGAACTCAACTCTGTTCCCTATCCTACTACACTTCCACATCATAGAAGCCATGCTGTATGCCTTACTGAATCAGACTTTCGCCCAGGACGGCCAGCAGCAGGTGCTGAGCATGAACCGAAATGCAGTGGGGAAGCACTTTGAACTGATGGTAGGTGACACCCGAACCAGCGGGAAGGAAGTAGTGAAAAAGTTCCTCTCGGAGTCAGTGCTGAGCTCGGAGCCCCGGGTGCACTTCCCATCAGACAAGATCGTGCGCTACAGACAGCTGTTTGCATCTACCGAGCACAATCGAGTGGAAGAGCTGTATGATTCGCTCTTACAAGCAGTTGCCTTTTTTGAATTGGTAGTTTTTGACGCCGAACCTTAA
- the TEFM gene encoding transcription elongation factor, mitochondrial isoform X5, with product MSVTSLLLAGESSLFQALPNSCCRRKSTSPEVTPNADACDEKTKASEKALDQLFSSEQQTSILHVLNTASNKELEAFRLLRGRKSTNIVAHREKFGPFQNLESIMNVPLFQYKTTVQVCNSILCPGTRGKKKQSQENRLLKKLIKPDIELERLKAINSIVSIVYGTRKIAWAHLDRKLSVLDWQQNECCRLVKGTYPTSNYFEKISSIITKMPRADFYILEKIGISIQNSTLFPILLHFHIIEAMLYALLNQTFAQDGQQQVLSMNRNAVGKHFELMVGDTRTSGKEVVKKFLSESVLSSEPRVHFPSDKIVRYRQLFASTEHNRVEELYDSLLQAVAFFELVVFDAEP from the exons ATGAGCGTCACTAGTCTCCTTTTGGCGGGAG AGTCATCCTTGTTCCAGGCTCTTCCTAATTCCTGCTGCCGGAGAAAATCCACTTCTCCAGAAGTGACACCAAATGCTGATGCTTGTGATGAAAAGACAAAAGCATCTGAAAAAGCACTTGACCAGCTCTTCTCTTCAGAACAGCAAACTTCCATCTTGCATGTACTGAATACAGCATCTAATAAAGAACTTGAAGCTTTCAGACTGCTTCGTGGAAGAAAGTCTACCAATATTGTAGCACACAGAGAAAAGTTTGGGCCATTTCAGAATTTGGAGAGTATAATGAATGTGCCCTTGTTCCAGTATAAAACTACCGTTCAAGTGTGTAACTCGATTCTTTGTCCAGGGACTAGAGGGAAGAAAAAACAGTCACAGGAAAACCGACTTTTGAAGAAGCTCATCAAGCCTGATATAGAACTAGAAAGACTTAAG GCAATCAATAGTATCGTATCCATTGTTTATGGTACTCGAAAAATTGCCTGGGCTCACCTTGACCGTAAATTATCAGTTTTGGACTGGCAGCAAAATGAATGTTGCCGATTGGTTAAAGGAACATACCCGACATCGAACTACTTTGAAAAG aTTTCTTCCATCATTACAAAGATGCCTAGAGCGGACTTTTATATTCTGGAAAAAATTGGAATTTCCATTCAGAACTCAACTCTGTTCCCTATCCTACTACACTTCCACATCATAGAAGCCATGCTGTATGCCTTACTGAATCAGACTTTCGCCCAGGACGGCCAGCAGCAGGTGCTGAGCATGAACCGAAATGCAGTGGGGAAGCACTTTGAACTGATGGTAGGTGACACCCGAACCAGCGGGAAGGAAGTAGTGAAAAAGTTCCTCTCGGAGTCAGTGCTGAGCTCGGAGCCCCGGGTGCACTTCCCATCAGACAAGATCGTGCGCTACAGACAGCTGTTTGCATCTACCGAGCACAATCGAGTGGAAGAGCTGTATGATTCGCTCTTACAAGCAGTTGCCTTTTTTGAATTGGTAGTTTTTGACGCCGAACCTTAA
- the TEFM gene encoding transcription elongation factor, mitochondrial isoform X3 — protein MSVTSLLLAGVKWRCFPVPLESSLFQALPNSCCRRKSTSPEVTPNADACDEKTKASEKALDQLFSSEQQTSILHVLNTASNKELEAFRLLRGRKSTNIVAHREKFGPFQNLESIMNVPLFQYKTTVQVCNSILCPGTRGKKKQSQENRLLKKLIKPDIELERLKAINSIVSIVYGTRKIAWAHLDRKLSVLDWQQNECCRLVKGTYPTSNYFEKISSIITKMPRADFYILEKIGISIQNSTLFPILLHFHIIEAMLYALLNQTFAQDGQQQVLSMNRNAVGKHFELMVGDTRTSGKEVVKKFLSESVLSSEPRVHFPSDKIVRYRQLFASTEHNRVEELYDSLLQAVAFFELVVFDAEP, from the exons ATGAGCGTCACTAGTCTCCTTTTGGCGGGAG tGAAGTGGAGATGTTTCCCTGTTCCGCTAGAGTCATCCTTGTTCCAGGCTCTTCCTAATTCCTGCTGCCGGAGAAAATCCACTTCTCCAGAAGTGACACCAAATGCTGATGCTTGTGATGAAAAGACAAAAGCATCTGAAAAAGCACTTGACCAGCTCTTCTCTTCAGAACAGCAAACTTCCATCTTGCATGTACTGAATACAGCATCTAATAAAGAACTTGAAGCTTTCAGACTGCTTCGTGGAAGAAAGTCTACCAATATTGTAGCACACAGAGAAAAGTTTGGGCCATTTCAGAATTTGGAGAGTATAATGAATGTGCCCTTGTTCCAGTATAAAACTACCGTTCAAGTGTGTAACTCGATTCTTTGTCCAGGGACTAGAGGGAAGAAAAAACAGTCACAGGAAAACCGACTTTTGAAGAAGCTCATCAAGCCTGATATAGAACTAGAAAGACTTAAG GCAATCAATAGTATCGTATCCATTGTTTATGGTACTCGAAAAATTGCCTGGGCTCACCTTGACCGTAAATTATCAGTTTTGGACTGGCAGCAAAATGAATGTTGCCGATTGGTTAAAGGAACATACCCGACATCGAACTACTTTGAAAAG aTTTCTTCCATCATTACAAAGATGCCTAGAGCGGACTTTTATATTCTGGAAAAAATTGGAATTTCCATTCAGAACTCAACTCTGTTCCCTATCCTACTACACTTCCACATCATAGAAGCCATGCTGTATGCCTTACTGAATCAGACTTTCGCCCAGGACGGCCAGCAGCAGGTGCTGAGCATGAACCGAAATGCAGTGGGGAAGCACTTTGAACTGATGGTAGGTGACACCCGAACCAGCGGGAAGGAAGTAGTGAAAAAGTTCCTCTCGGAGTCAGTGCTGAGCTCGGAGCCCCGGGTGCACTTCCCATCAGACAAGATCGTGCGCTACAGACAGCTGTTTGCATCTACCGAGCACAATCGAGTGGAAGAGCTGTATGATTCGCTCTTACAAGCAGTTGCCTTTTTTGAATTGGTAGTTTTTGACGCCGAACCTTAA
- the TEFM gene encoding transcription elongation factor, mitochondrial isoform X1, with the protein MQVYKQRYIKKKKPKEVDSRIHILLILFLVKWRCFPVPLESSLFQALPNSCCRRKSTSPEVTPNADACDEKTKASEKALDQLFSSEQQTSILHVLNTASNKELEAFRLLRGRKSTNIVAHREKFGPFQNLESIMNVPLFQYKTTVQVCNSILCPGTRGKKKQSQENRLLKKLIKPDIELERLKAINSIVSIVYGTRKIAWAHLDRKLSVLDWQQNECCRLVKGTYPTSNYFEKISSIITKMPRADFYILEKIGISIQNSTLFPILLHFHIIEAMLYALLNQTFAQDGQQQVLSMNRNAVGKHFELMVGDTRTSGKEVVKKFLSESVLSSEPRVHFPSDKIVRYRQLFASTEHNRVEELYDSLLQAVAFFELVVFDAEP; encoded by the exons ATGCAGGTATATAAAcaaagatacattaaaaaaaaaaagccaaaggaaGTAGATAGTCGGattcatattttgttaattttattcttagtGAAGTGGAGATGTTTCCCTGTTCCGCTAGAGTCATCCTTGTTCCAGGCTCTTCCTAATTCCTGCTGCCGGAGAAAATCCACTTCTCCAGAAGTGACACCAAATGCTGATGCTTGTGATGAAAAGACAAAAGCATCTGAAAAAGCACTTGACCAGCTCTTCTCTTCAGAACAGCAAACTTCCATCTTGCATGTACTGAATACAGCATCTAATAAAGAACTTGAAGCTTTCAGACTGCTTCGTGGAAGAAAGTCTACCAATATTGTAGCACACAGAGAAAAGTTTGGGCCATTTCAGAATTTGGAGAGTATAATGAATGTGCCCTTGTTCCAGTATAAAACTACCGTTCAAGTGTGTAACTCGATTCTTTGTCCAGGGACTAGAGGGAAGAAAAAACAGTCACAGGAAAACCGACTTTTGAAGAAGCTCATCAAGCCTGATATAGAACTAGAAAGACTTAAG GCAATCAATAGTATCGTATCCATTGTTTATGGTACTCGAAAAATTGCCTGGGCTCACCTTGACCGTAAATTATCAGTTTTGGACTGGCAGCAAAATGAATGTTGCCGATTGGTTAAAGGAACATACCCGACATCGAACTACTTTGAAAAG aTTTCTTCCATCATTACAAAGATGCCTAGAGCGGACTTTTATATTCTGGAAAAAATTGGAATTTCCATTCAGAACTCAACTCTGTTCCCTATCCTACTACACTTCCACATCATAGAAGCCATGCTGTATGCCTTACTGAATCAGACTTTCGCCCAGGACGGCCAGCAGCAGGTGCTGAGCATGAACCGAAATGCAGTGGGGAAGCACTTTGAACTGATGGTAGGTGACACCCGAACCAGCGGGAAGGAAGTAGTGAAAAAGTTCCTCTCGGAGTCAGTGCTGAGCTCGGAGCCCCGGGTGCACTTCCCATCAGACAAGATCGTGCGCTACAGACAGCTGTTTGCATCTACCGAGCACAATCGAGTGGAAGAGCTGTATGATTCGCTCTTACAAGCAGTTGCCTTTTTTGAATTGGTAGTTTTTGACGCCGAACCTTAA